The proteins below come from a single Phocoena sinus isolate mPhoSin1 chromosome 2, mPhoSin1.pri, whole genome shotgun sequence genomic window:
- the EXOC3L4 gene encoding exocyst complex component 3-like protein 4 isoform X6, with amino-acid sequence MGFCVCSWGLGTPQGFLSLLFAPSSAAAKMPSPQSVASGPELHSPREPVVPQIPAQGTRKANSEDASSAHREGLRPGLGTLLRAFSKASQRASGCTPQEDPGLLRRSSRLLFRSLRRARDEGPAADQTQATTGPGVAHGREASSRAMDGVSPQSSTGAGPAELEDKSVADLITERKLLAAFEQLRHLETRLVAEKASRTFEQDPTGFARRAMDLCLHYDGLAAEIGAIVLETLGPDGVDAAVLAELAHVVRAEEEAHPEPPADGDFLCTPRHWRQHWEDAVRRSARERVQQVSTGEAPGTAEGASGLAQLLAELGRLVRHDLQKVQLEVHPAYAAAGYPAWEAYLRAFHGAVAQRLQELAHDAHGCEQLYVLLDWASNVYSSPDFLGSQDLALPSEPLPPLLAPDVWARLESDYTSFLETKIASCFDGILQVEQSRWVAAEAPDVLQGHYHTPLSIDVHMLVAEHVKAAGAISAELEATTLQICTRALGLFLPRFEKAFLESGAVSEPNLCANINACEEFRTHLLARFPGSLEELEKPLVAATCAFQKRLLQDLQGDVQIVPWPETPLSGAMHGAPRGGSSAWGGHLARRLLTPSAPSRSSRSCAPRPG; translated from the exons ATGGGTTTCTGTGTCTGCTCCTGGGGGCTAGGCACCCCCCAGGGCTTCCTGAGCCTCCTTTTCGCCCCCAGCTCTGCTGCCGCCAAGATGCCGTCGCCTCAGTCAGTGGCCTCTGGGCCGGAGCTGCACAGCCCCAGGGAGCCTGTGGTACCCCAGATCCCAGCTCAGGGCACTCGGAAGGCAAACAGCGAGGATGCGTCCAGCGCCCATCGTGAGGGCTTGAGGCCTGGCCTGGGCACCCTTCTGCGGGCCTTCTCAAAGGCAAGCCAGCGGGCTTCAGGCTGCACACCCCAGGAGGACCCAGGCCTGCTCAGGCGCAGCTCCCGCCTCTTGTTCCGGTCTTTACGGCGTGCTCGGGACGAGGGCCCGGCTGCTGACCAGACCCAGGCTACCACTGGGCCAGGGGTGGCCCATGGCCGGGAGGCGTCCTCAAGGGCCATGGACGGTGTCAGCCCGCAGTCATCCACTGGGGCGGGGCCTGCGGAACTAGAAG ACAAATCTGTGGCTGACCTCATCACGGAGCGGAAACTGCTGGCGGCCTTCGAGCAGCTGCGGCACCTCGAGACTCGGCTAGTGGCCGAGAAAGCCTCGCGCACCTTCGAGCAGGACCCCACGGGCTTTGCGCGGCGCGCCATGGACCTGTGCCTGCACTACGACGGGCTGGCTGCGGAGATCGGCGCCATCGTGCTCGAGACCCTGGGCCCGGACGGCGTGGACGCGGCCGTGCTCGCGGAGCTGGCCCACGTGGTGCGCGCGGAAGAGGAGGCCCACCCAGAGCCCCCTGCAGACGGCGACTTTCTGTGCACGCCGCGCCACTGGCGCCAGCACTGGGAGGACGCAGTGCGCCGGAGTGCGCGTGAGCGCGTGCAGCAGGTGAGCACGGGGGAGGCCCCGGGGACAGCCGAGGGTGCCTCCGGCTTGGCCCAGCTTCTGGCCGAGCTCGGCCGCTTGGTTCGCCACGACCTGCAGAAGGTGCAGCTGGAGGTGCACCCGGCTTACGCGGCCGCCGGCTATCCCGCGTGGGAGGCCTACCTGCGCGCCTTCCACGGCGCAGTGGCCCAGCGCCTCCAGGAGCTGGCACACGACGCCCATGGCTGCGAGCAGCTCTACGTCCTGCTGGACTGGGCCTCCAATGTCTACAGCAG TCCTGATTTCCTGGGCTcccaggacctggctctgccctcGGAGCCGCTGCCCCCACTCCTGGCACCCGATGTGTGGGCCCGACTCGAGAGCGACTACACCAGCTTCCTGGAG ACCAAGATCGCGAGCTGCTTCGATGGCATCCTGCAGGTAGAACAGAGTCGCTGGGTGGCTGCCGAGGCCCCCGACGTGCTGCAGGGCCACTACCATACGCCGCTGTCCATCGACGTACACATG CTCGTGGCAGAGCACGTGAAGGCAGCCGGCGCCATCTCCGCGGAGCTGGAGGCCACCACCTTGCAGATCTGCACGCGGGCCCTTGGCCTCTTCCTGCCCAG GTTTGAAAAGGCTTTCCTGGAGTCGGGGGCGGTGAGCGAGCCTAACCTGTGCGCCAACATCAATGCCTGCGAGGAGTTCAG AACTCATCTTCTGGCCAGGTTCCCAGGAAGCCTTGAAGAGCTGGAGAAGCCCCTGGTGGCTGCCACCTGCGCCTTTCAGAAGCGGCTGCTCCAGGACTTGCAGGGTGATGTGCAG ATTGTCCCTTGGCCTGAAACACCCCTGTCAGGAGCCATGCACGGGGCTCCCAGGGGAGGGTCTAGTGCGTGGGGAGGACACCTGGCTAGAAGACTCCTgaccccctctgcccccagccgcTCTTCAAGGTCCTGTGCACCAAGGCCTGGCTGA
- the EXOC3L4 gene encoding exocyst complex component 3-like protein 4 isoform X2: MGFCVCSWGLGTPQGFLSLLFAPSSAAAKMPSPQSVASGPELHSPREPVVPQIPAQGTRKANSEDASSAHREGLRPGLGTLLRAFSKASQRASGCTPQEDPGLLRRSSRLLFRSLRRARDEGPAADQTQATTGPGVAHGREASSRAMDGVSPQSSTGAGPAELEDKSVADLITERKLLAAFEQLRHLETRLVAEKASRTFEQDPTGFARRAMDLCLHYDGLAAEIGAIVLETLGPDGVDAAVLAELAHVVRAEEEAHPEPPADGDFLCTPRHWRQHWEDAVRRSARERVQQVSTGEAPGTAEGASGLAQLLAELGRLVRHDLQKVQLEVHPAYAAAGYPAWEAYLRAFHGAVAQRLQELAHDAHGCEQLYVLLDWASNVYSSPDFLGSQDLALPSEPLPPLLAPDVWARLESDYTSFLETKIASCFDGILQVEQSRWVAAEAPDVLQGHYHTPLSIDVHMLVAEHVKAAGAISAELEATTLQICTRALGLFLPRFEKAFLESGAVSEPNLCANINACEEFRFPGSLEELEKPLVAATCAFQKRLLQDLQGDVQPLFKVLCTKAWLTQDVLQPLLDKVVAFAGHLERVVPPRAQVWGGCRAVVGACPGPLLLTLTQTPALAAQETLQEVHRYVVREYLAQALRPHERFRGVERVSGSQKMGLDAQAIGSTFQGLVGALSGCPTCRPPRGGLQRGDPPLAPPILISARPCKSPCGAGFVGSDSAHSPPAERGWWGRHFAYVCIHLHVVCGVCGKGMRVAAPSDGWELWKTSPEPLTLSSSRVCSLHIHLLSGLLVPHPLYDSRQDLPAGPRFTHLSRFWKTPPCSVVGEGR, from the exons ATGGGTTTCTGTGTCTGCTCCTGGGGGCTAGGCACCCCCCAGGGCTTCCTGAGCCTCCTTTTCGCCCCCAGCTCTGCTGCCGCCAAGATGCCGTCGCCTCAGTCAGTGGCCTCTGGGCCGGAGCTGCACAGCCCCAGGGAGCCTGTGGTACCCCAGATCCCAGCTCAGGGCACTCGGAAGGCAAACAGCGAGGATGCGTCCAGCGCCCATCGTGAGGGCTTGAGGCCTGGCCTGGGCACCCTTCTGCGGGCCTTCTCAAAGGCAAGCCAGCGGGCTTCAGGCTGCACACCCCAGGAGGACCCAGGCCTGCTCAGGCGCAGCTCCCGCCTCTTGTTCCGGTCTTTACGGCGTGCTCGGGACGAGGGCCCGGCTGCTGACCAGACCCAGGCTACCACTGGGCCAGGGGTGGCCCATGGCCGGGAGGCGTCCTCAAGGGCCATGGACGGTGTCAGCCCGCAGTCATCCACTGGGGCGGGGCCTGCGGAACTAGAAG ACAAATCTGTGGCTGACCTCATCACGGAGCGGAAACTGCTGGCGGCCTTCGAGCAGCTGCGGCACCTCGAGACTCGGCTAGTGGCCGAGAAAGCCTCGCGCACCTTCGAGCAGGACCCCACGGGCTTTGCGCGGCGCGCCATGGACCTGTGCCTGCACTACGACGGGCTGGCTGCGGAGATCGGCGCCATCGTGCTCGAGACCCTGGGCCCGGACGGCGTGGACGCGGCCGTGCTCGCGGAGCTGGCCCACGTGGTGCGCGCGGAAGAGGAGGCCCACCCAGAGCCCCCTGCAGACGGCGACTTTCTGTGCACGCCGCGCCACTGGCGCCAGCACTGGGAGGACGCAGTGCGCCGGAGTGCGCGTGAGCGCGTGCAGCAGGTGAGCACGGGGGAGGCCCCGGGGACAGCCGAGGGTGCCTCCGGCTTGGCCCAGCTTCTGGCCGAGCTCGGCCGCTTGGTTCGCCACGACCTGCAGAAGGTGCAGCTGGAGGTGCACCCGGCTTACGCGGCCGCCGGCTATCCCGCGTGGGAGGCCTACCTGCGCGCCTTCCACGGCGCAGTGGCCCAGCGCCTCCAGGAGCTGGCACACGACGCCCATGGCTGCGAGCAGCTCTACGTCCTGCTGGACTGGGCCTCCAATGTCTACAGCAG TCCTGATTTCCTGGGCTcccaggacctggctctgccctcGGAGCCGCTGCCCCCACTCCTGGCACCCGATGTGTGGGCCCGACTCGAGAGCGACTACACCAGCTTCCTGGAG ACCAAGATCGCGAGCTGCTTCGATGGCATCCTGCAGGTAGAACAGAGTCGCTGGGTGGCTGCCGAGGCCCCCGACGTGCTGCAGGGCCACTACCATACGCCGCTGTCCATCGACGTACACATG CTCGTGGCAGAGCACGTGAAGGCAGCCGGCGCCATCTCCGCGGAGCTGGAGGCCACCACCTTGCAGATCTGCACGCGGGCCCTTGGCCTCTTCCTGCCCAG GTTTGAAAAGGCTTTCCTGGAGTCGGGGGCGGTGAGCGAGCCTAACCTGTGCGCCAACATCAATGCCTGCGAGGAGTTCAG GTTCCCAGGAAGCCTTGAAGAGCTGGAGAAGCCCCTGGTGGCTGCCACCTGCGCCTTTCAGAAGCGGCTGCTCCAGGACTTGCAGGGTGATGTGCAG ccgcTCTTCAAGGTCCTGTGCACCAAGGCCTGGCTGACACAGGACGTGCTGCAGCCCCTCCTGGACAAGGTGGTGGCATTCGCCGGCCACCTCGAGCGTGTGGTCCCGCCCCGGGCGCAGGTATGGGGGGGGTGCCGAGCTGTGGTGGGGGCATGCCCAGGGCCCCTACTGTTGACTCTGACCCAGACTCCCGCTTTGGCCGCCCAGGAGACTCTGCAGGAGGTACACCGGTACGTCGTCCGCGAGTACCTGGCGCAGGCGCTGAGGCCCCACGAGCGGTTCCGGGGTGTGGAGCGCGTGAGTGGCTCCCAGAAGATGGGCCTGGACGCCCAGGCCATTGGCAGCACCTTCCAGGGCCTGGTAGGAGCGTTGTCTGGCTGCCCGACGTGCCGGCCTCCTCGGGGGGGCCTCCAGCGTGGGGACCCTCCACTAGCACCCCCCATTCTCATTTCCGCTCGCCCCTGTAAGAGCCCCTGCGGGGCAGGCTTTGTCGGAAGTGATTCTGCGCACTCTCCCCCAGCCGAGCGGGGCTGGTGGGGACGACACTTTGCATACGTTTGCATTCATTTGCATGTAGTTTGTGGGGTGTGTGGGAAAGGGATGAGGGTCGCAGCCCCGTCTGATGGGTGGGAACTATGGAAGACCTCTCCTGAGCCCCTGACCCTGAGCAGTTCGAGAGTCTGCTCCCTACACATACACCTCTTATCTGGGCTGCTGGTCCCCCACCCGCTGTACGACTCCAGGCAGGACTTGCCCGCGGGGCCTCGGTTTACCCATCTGAGCAGATTCTGGAAGACACCTCCGTGCTCTGTCGTGGGGGAGGGAAGATGA